The following are from one region of the Lepeophtheirus salmonis chromosome 8, UVic_Lsal_1.4, whole genome shotgun sequence genome:
- the LOC121122556 gene encoding uncharacterized protein isoform X1, with amino-acid sequence MRTVSKMSYYEPHHTCSYNIMTLDELRLNSLRRRSEGIRNVDKAFDIAQIKIQEQVEHRNSSLEARLLQLNELQSKVEDDTKRITGFKAKPREDLGFSQKISTDKARFKSEKPKEALKINGEKRIKKNIVEESKTFKEDKPKEPEVLKPKEPEDINSKKPEVVRPKEPEIVKATEPEVVKPKESKEDLPKEPEVVKPKEPKEDLPKEPEVIKPMEPEVIKPMEPEVIKPKKPEVIQPKEPEVVKEKELELIEPKQKNQNIEQSEGSKTTHNVETGLKSSESTQEQKIEEPVTEERKKAPELIVIPVENDEEGKPDKINQILECNDVLDPTSKSMSPFEQNLVAFGQHFNFIPSPEPEKWESSESEEEIQEEPEEVVEEELTPYKAALKKKYDEEVCTTKTASWGGDKPKGRYDMSFLNVNQGEEIIHGNLFTQFKEWITAVKEEEIGDNALKSIKSHQNDPVVEGAPKIDPHPAFKNRSDYIYIGEKNVMAKPHGDGELTFHNGDRFKGEFLNGERHGYGALNVSPDDKLFHTVSSIEGTYVHDQLEGEAKIVHKNGDIRHAFCSKGSLHGICKLFDKDYNIIEMGWYLSGEKEGQFWRFLTGGSYLVGGVTETKKIGGDDVIYIYPDLKTCFKGTFVDEQMLLGQACYVEVAMKKRDIFYIKTTTPKGPKYKYDPSTRDRMCELDPLLPDPYEYNCIYIKQSRMKGAGDGIFALKDLYRGEVVSFYNGIPMKSDELNAKSDEWEKNAYKIMNLLGKDQDGKEGVIDIPEEYIALDKYKASLSHKANHSFEPNAKFTLFHHARFGLIPSLVITAEAVAHDKEITVSYDYAMDESPPWYQDLYTQNMMTLYQESKNFEG; translated from the coding sequence GTCCAAAATGTCATATTATGAACCTCACCACACATGTAGCTATAATATAATGACACTGGATGAGCTGAGACTCAATTCTCTTCGTCGAAGAAGTGAGGGTATTCGTAATGTGGATAAGGCATTTGACATTGCTCAAATTAAAATACAAGAACAGGTTGAACATAGAAACTCCAGTTTGGAAGCTCGTCTCTTGCAGCTGAATGAGCTGCAAAGTAAAGTTGAGGACGATACAAAGAGGATAACGGGCTTTAAAGCCAAACCAAGAGAGGATCTTgggttttcacaaaaaatttctactGATAAGGCGAGATTCAAGTCAGAAAAACCAAAGGAGGCACTTAaaattaatggagaaaaaagaattaaaaagaacATTGTGGAAGAATCCAAGACTTTCAAAGAGGATAAGCCAAAGGAACCGGAAGTCTTAAAACCAAAGGAACCTGAAGATATAAATTCAAAGAAACCTGAAGTCGTAAGACCAAAGGAGCCAGAAATCGTGAAAGCAACAGAACCAGAAGTTGTAAAGCCAAAGGAGTCGAAAGAAGATTTGCCAAAGGAACCAGAAGTTGTAAAGCCAAAGGAGCCCAAAGAAGATTTGCCAAAGGAACCAGAAGTCATTAAGCCAATGGAACCAGAAGTCATTAAGCCAATGGAACCAGAAGTCATTAAGCCAAAGAAACCAGAAGTCATTCAACCAAAAGAACCTGAAGTTGTAAAGGAAAAGGAACTAGAATTGATTGAACCtaagcaaaaaaatcaaaacattgaGCAGTCTGAAGGTTCTAAGACAACACACAATGTTGAAACAGGGCTTAAAAGTTCTGAAAGCACTCAAGAACAGAAAATTGAAGAACCAGTAACAGAAGAGAGGAAAAAAGCTCCAGAGTTGATCGTCATTCCTGTTGAGAATGATGAGGAGGGAAAACCAGATAAGATCAACCAAATTTTAGAATGCAATGATGTTTTAGATCCCACTTCTAAATCTATGTCTCCATTTGAACAGAACCTTGTTGCTTTCGgacaacattttaattttattcctaGTCCGGAACCTGAGAAATGGGAATCTTCAGAGTCTGAGGAAGAGATTCAAGAGGAACCGGAAGAAGTAGTGGAGGAAGAGTTGACACCTTATAAAGCTGCTCTTAAAAAGAAATACGATGAGGAGGTATGCACCACAAAAACAGCTTCTTGGGGAGGTGATAAGCCAAAAGGGAGATATGACATGTCCTTCTTGAACGTGAATCAAGGCGAAGAAATTATTCATGGAAATTTATTCACACAGTTCAAGGAATGGATCACGGCTGTGAAAGAGGAGGAGATCGGAGATAATGCTTTAAAGAGTATTAAATCTCATCAAAATGATCCCGTAGTTGAAGGAGCTCCTAAAATTGATCCTCATCCAGCTTTCAAGAACAGAtcagattatatttatattggagaaaaaaatgtcatgGCCAAGCCTCATGGAGATGGAGAACTTACTTTCCATAATGGGGACAGATTTAAAGGAGAATTCCTCAACGGAGAAAGACATGGCTATGGAGCTCTCAATGTGTCTCCAGACGATAAATTATTTCACACTGTCTCTTCCATCGAAGGTACCTATGTTCACGATCAACTTGAAGGTGAAGCAAAAATTGTACACAAGAACGGTGATATCAGGCACGCATTCTGCTCAAAGGGATCCCTTCATGGTATCTGTAAATTATTTGACAAGGATTACAATATCATTGAAATGGGATGGTATTTGAGTGGTGAGAAGGAAGGACAGTTTTGGCGTTTCTTAACCGGTGGATCTTATCTCGTAGGAGGTGTTacagagacaaaaaaaatcggAGGAGATGATGTTATTTACATTTATCCGGATTTGAAAACTTGCTTCAAAGGAACTTTTGTCGATGAACAAATGCTTCTGGGACAGGCTTGCTATGTCGAAGTTGCCATGAAAAAGAgggatattttctatataaagaCCACAACTCCCAAAGGACCCAAATACAAATATGATCCGTCCACCAGGGATCGAATGTGCGAATTGGATCCCCTTCTACCCGATCCTTATGAGTAcaattgcatatatataaagCAATCGCGAATGAAAGGAGCAGGAGATGGGATTTTTGCTCTGAAAGATTTATATAGAGGAGAAGTGGTCAGTTTTTATAATGGTATTCCTATGAAGTCAGATGAGCTAAATGCCAAAAGTGATGAATGGGAAAAAAATGCGTACAAAATCATGAACCTTCTTGGAAAAGATCAGGACGGGAAAGAGGGAGTCATTGATATTCCAGAAGAGTATATTGCTCTAGATAAGTACAAAGCCAGTCTGAGTCACAAGGCAAATCATAGTTTTGAACCAAATGccaaatttactttatttcatcATGCTCGTTTTGGATTGATTCCTAGTTTAGTTATCACAGCTGAGGCAGTTGCACATGATAAAGAGATCACTGTTAGTTACGACTATGCCATGGATGAGTCCCCTCCATGGTATCAAGATCTATACACACAAAATATGATGACTTTGTATCAAGAATCCAAGAACTTTGAAGGGTAA
- the LOC121122556 gene encoding uncharacterized protein isoform X2 has protein sequence MSYYEPHHTCSYNIMTLDELRLNSLRRRSEGIRNVDKAFDIAQIKIQEQVEHRNSSLEARLLQLNELQSKVEDDTKRITGFKAKPREDLGFSQKISTDKARFKSEKPKEALKINGEKRIKKNIVEESKTFKEDKPKEPEVLKPKEPEDINSKKPEVVRPKEPEIVKATEPEVVKPKESKEDLPKEPEVVKPKEPKEDLPKEPEVIKPMEPEVIKPMEPEVIKPKKPEVIQPKEPEVVKEKELELIEPKQKNQNIEQSEGSKTTHNVETGLKSSESTQEQKIEEPVTEERKKAPELIVIPVENDEEGKPDKINQILECNDVLDPTSKSMSPFEQNLVAFGQHFNFIPSPEPEKWESSESEEEIQEEPEEVVEEELTPYKAALKKKYDEEVCTTKTASWGGDKPKGRYDMSFLNVNQGEEIIHGNLFTQFKEWITAVKEEEIGDNALKSIKSHQNDPVVEGAPKIDPHPAFKNRSDYIYIGEKNVMAKPHGDGELTFHNGDRFKGEFLNGERHGYGALNVSPDDKLFHTVSSIEGTYVHDQLEGEAKIVHKNGDIRHAFCSKGSLHGICKLFDKDYNIIEMGWYLSGEKEGQFWRFLTGGSYLVGGVTETKKIGGDDVIYIYPDLKTCFKGTFVDEQMLLGQACYVEVAMKKRDIFYIKTTTPKGPKYKYDPSTRDRMCELDPLLPDPYEYNCIYIKQSRMKGAGDGIFALKDLYRGEVVSFYNGIPMKSDELNAKSDEWEKNAYKIMNLLGKDQDGKEGVIDIPEEYIALDKYKASLSHKANHSFEPNAKFTLFHHARFGLIPSLVITAEAVAHDKEITVSYDYAMDESPPWYQDLYTQNMMTLYQESKNFEG, from the coding sequence ATGTCATATTATGAACCTCACCACACATGTAGCTATAATATAATGACACTGGATGAGCTGAGACTCAATTCTCTTCGTCGAAGAAGTGAGGGTATTCGTAATGTGGATAAGGCATTTGACATTGCTCAAATTAAAATACAAGAACAGGTTGAACATAGAAACTCCAGTTTGGAAGCTCGTCTCTTGCAGCTGAATGAGCTGCAAAGTAAAGTTGAGGACGATACAAAGAGGATAACGGGCTTTAAAGCCAAACCAAGAGAGGATCTTgggttttcacaaaaaatttctactGATAAGGCGAGATTCAAGTCAGAAAAACCAAAGGAGGCACTTAaaattaatggagaaaaaagaattaaaaagaacATTGTGGAAGAATCCAAGACTTTCAAAGAGGATAAGCCAAAGGAACCGGAAGTCTTAAAACCAAAGGAACCTGAAGATATAAATTCAAAGAAACCTGAAGTCGTAAGACCAAAGGAGCCAGAAATCGTGAAAGCAACAGAACCAGAAGTTGTAAAGCCAAAGGAGTCGAAAGAAGATTTGCCAAAGGAACCAGAAGTTGTAAAGCCAAAGGAGCCCAAAGAAGATTTGCCAAAGGAACCAGAAGTCATTAAGCCAATGGAACCAGAAGTCATTAAGCCAATGGAACCAGAAGTCATTAAGCCAAAGAAACCAGAAGTCATTCAACCAAAAGAACCTGAAGTTGTAAAGGAAAAGGAACTAGAATTGATTGAACCtaagcaaaaaaatcaaaacattgaGCAGTCTGAAGGTTCTAAGACAACACACAATGTTGAAACAGGGCTTAAAAGTTCTGAAAGCACTCAAGAACAGAAAATTGAAGAACCAGTAACAGAAGAGAGGAAAAAAGCTCCAGAGTTGATCGTCATTCCTGTTGAGAATGATGAGGAGGGAAAACCAGATAAGATCAACCAAATTTTAGAATGCAATGATGTTTTAGATCCCACTTCTAAATCTATGTCTCCATTTGAACAGAACCTTGTTGCTTTCGgacaacattttaattttattcctaGTCCGGAACCTGAGAAATGGGAATCTTCAGAGTCTGAGGAAGAGATTCAAGAGGAACCGGAAGAAGTAGTGGAGGAAGAGTTGACACCTTATAAAGCTGCTCTTAAAAAGAAATACGATGAGGAGGTATGCACCACAAAAACAGCTTCTTGGGGAGGTGATAAGCCAAAAGGGAGATATGACATGTCCTTCTTGAACGTGAATCAAGGCGAAGAAATTATTCATGGAAATTTATTCACACAGTTCAAGGAATGGATCACGGCTGTGAAAGAGGAGGAGATCGGAGATAATGCTTTAAAGAGTATTAAATCTCATCAAAATGATCCCGTAGTTGAAGGAGCTCCTAAAATTGATCCTCATCCAGCTTTCAAGAACAGAtcagattatatttatattggagaaaaaaatgtcatgGCCAAGCCTCATGGAGATGGAGAACTTACTTTCCATAATGGGGACAGATTTAAAGGAGAATTCCTCAACGGAGAAAGACATGGCTATGGAGCTCTCAATGTGTCTCCAGACGATAAATTATTTCACACTGTCTCTTCCATCGAAGGTACCTATGTTCACGATCAACTTGAAGGTGAAGCAAAAATTGTACACAAGAACGGTGATATCAGGCACGCATTCTGCTCAAAGGGATCCCTTCATGGTATCTGTAAATTATTTGACAAGGATTACAATATCATTGAAATGGGATGGTATTTGAGTGGTGAGAAGGAAGGACAGTTTTGGCGTTTCTTAACCGGTGGATCTTATCTCGTAGGAGGTGTTacagagacaaaaaaaatcggAGGAGATGATGTTATTTACATTTATCCGGATTTGAAAACTTGCTTCAAAGGAACTTTTGTCGATGAACAAATGCTTCTGGGACAGGCTTGCTATGTCGAAGTTGCCATGAAAAAGAgggatattttctatataaagaCCACAACTCCCAAAGGACCCAAATACAAATATGATCCGTCCACCAGGGATCGAATGTGCGAATTGGATCCCCTTCTACCCGATCCTTATGAGTAcaattgcatatatataaagCAATCGCGAATGAAAGGAGCAGGAGATGGGATTTTTGCTCTGAAAGATTTATATAGAGGAGAAGTGGTCAGTTTTTATAATGGTATTCCTATGAAGTCAGATGAGCTAAATGCCAAAAGTGATGAATGGGAAAAAAATGCGTACAAAATCATGAACCTTCTTGGAAAAGATCAGGACGGGAAAGAGGGAGTCATTGATATTCCAGAAGAGTATATTGCTCTAGATAAGTACAAAGCCAGTCTGAGTCACAAGGCAAATCATAGTTTTGAACCAAATGccaaatttactttatttcatcATGCTCGTTTTGGATTGATTCCTAGTTTAGTTATCACAGCTGAGGCAGTTGCACATGATAAAGAGATCACTGTTAGTTACGACTATGCCATGGATGAGTCCCCTCCATGGTATCAAGATCTATACACACAAAATATGATGACTTTGTATCAAGAATCCAAGAACTTTGAAGGGTAA